The Gemella haemolysans genome includes a region encoding these proteins:
- a CDS encoding DNA primase family protein — translation MIYRQIGLKSNVLNLINTDKTALETLASTNAQTISNDEDIKLYKDKSMLYFISGDIPPNEDGSYTRNDSNLKTRNLIVIDIEDTGLSSQEVQTIIQEKLASYKYLLYSTISHKPNNPRLRLVLEPSRDIVKDEYKPTIQNVIQLLNIKYDKSSCTWSQLQGLPIAVRDNEFIFIKHLDGLPYPVQEAVKEEKKVITNYTASDTNTLLTDEEYTEMFKRYLELDYENINSDENNYNKALGILLSITYDFCYNIISYDVACECSDLLANIGKNPEKYRQENQDKINHAIKSWENNPNYFDNEKSYSMLQRFEIVGNKKDKNFSYLVRYKLNKPILNTGELHWRLYTAGEQWRIENTTVNEKTGKVTVPQVPFYVIAKFLLTHIPIIKSGANEDTALLFFYDFSKGIYTSNDDYIKTCIKKIEIRYKLTKLKDVTEDLRANTRFRKPQRLDYLIAVGNGLFNTKTKTLEPFDPKHFITAKVDTNYNTKALTNYELIKNTYFNFDEWLKSIACNDDEIVTLLWQLINEAINPNKTRRKIAIMLGNGTNGKSTFRQMMINLIGDINISVSTPHELQSRFGLTSLEGKICNYGDEVGTKPLDEMDKLKSISSGESVNYERKNKDVRNYDFKTLLMFNSNEIPPIKDKSDAVLNRLLIIPFKANFEGVKDESIKDEKLNNKIILEYILYTALHLDFDKFIIPEAVKKQLLNYKQENDSVFSFMLYYKDKGYHHVSCFPVRYLTDDYENFCYENGYNTRKRIGNAFTKHLNDNLTTSNYSYELKNHRFTKENTDELNIYGRNIQPLEGHVGRAIKQVVNEQQ, via the coding sequence TTGATTTATAGACAAATAGGACTTAAAAGCAATGTATTAAACCTTATTAATACTGATAAAACAGCCTTAGAAACCTTAGCAAGCACTAACGCCCAAACAATAAGCAATGATGAAGACATCAAGCTATATAAAGATAAAAGTATGCTTTATTTCATCAGTGGAGATATTCCACCTAATGAAGATGGTAGCTATACAAGGAATGATAGCAACCTAAAAACAAGAAATTTAATTGTAATTGATATTGAAGATACAGGTTTAAGTTCTCAAGAGGTACAAACTATCATACAAGAGAAGTTAGCTAGTTATAAATACCTTTTATACTCAACTATCTCACATAAGCCAAATAACCCACGTTTAAGGCTTGTATTAGAACCTAGTAGGGATATTGTCAAAGATGAATATAAACCGACTATACAGAACGTTATACAGCTTCTGAACATCAAGTATGATAAAAGTAGCTGTACATGGTCACAATTACAAGGCTTACCTATTGCTGTACGTGATAATGAGTTTATATTCATTAAACACCTAGACGGCTTACCTTATCCAGTACAAGAAGCGGTTAAAGAAGAAAAGAAAGTTATTACTAATTATACCGCTTCTGATACTAACACCTTATTAACTGATGAAGAATATACAGAAATGTTTAAAAGGTATTTAGAGTTAGATTATGAAAATATCAACTCTGATGAAAACAACTATAACAAAGCATTAGGGATATTGTTATCAATAACCTATGATTTTTGTTACAACATAATAAGCTATGATGTTGCTTGTGAGTGTTCTGACTTATTAGCAAACATAGGAAAAAACCCCGAAAAATACCGCCAAGAGAACCAAGACAAAATAAACCACGCTATCAAGAGTTGGGAAAATAACCCTAATTATTTTGATAATGAGAAAAGTTATTCAATGTTACAAAGGTTTGAAATCGTGGGAAATAAGAAAGACAAAAACTTTTCATATTTAGTACGATATAAGCTAAATAAACCTATTTTAAACACTGGAGAGCTTCACTGGAGGTTATACACCGCAGGCGAACAATGGAGAATAGAAAACACAACCGTAAACGAAAAGACTGGTAAGGTTACTGTTCCACAAGTACCATTTTATGTAATAGCTAAATTCTTACTTACTCATATACCTATTATAAAAAGTGGAGCGAATGAAGATACAGCATTGTTATTTTTCTATGATTTTTCAAAAGGTATATATACATCAAATGATGATTATATAAAGACTTGTATTAAGAAAATAGAAATAAGGTATAAGTTAACTAAATTAAAGGACGTTACAGAAGACTTACGAGCAAATACAAGATTTAGGAAGCCACAGAGGTTAGATTATCTAATTGCAGTTGGTAACGGCTTATTTAATACTAAAACTAAAACATTAGAGCCGTTCGACCCTAAACACTTTATTACAGCTAAAGTAGATACTAATTATAATACTAAAGCTTTAACAAACTATGAACTTATTAAAAACACCTATTTTAATTTTGATGAATGGTTGAAGTCGATAGCGTGTAATGATGATGAAATTGTTACGTTGCTATGGCAATTAATCAATGAAGCGATAAACCCAAATAAGACTAGAAGAAAAATAGCTATAATGTTAGGTAATGGAACAAACGGAAAAAGTACCTTTAGGCAAATGATGATTAATTTAATAGGTGATATTAATATTTCAGTATCAACACCACATGAATTACAAAGCCGTTTTGGTTTGACTTCCCTTGAGGGCAAAATATGTAATTATGGTGATGAGGTAGGTACAAAGCCACTAGATGAAATGGATAAATTAAAAAGTATTTCAAGTGGTGAAAGTGTTAACTATGAACGTAAAAACAAAGATGTAAGAAACTATGATTTTAAAACGTTATTAATGTTTAATTCAAATGAGATACCACCCATTAAAGATAAATCTGACGCAGTACTAAACAGGTTATTAATAATTCCATTTAAAGCAAATTTTGAAGGTGTAAAAGATGAAAGTATCAAAGATGAGAAGCTAAACAATAAAATAATACTGGAATATATCTTATATACAGCTTTACATCTTGATTTTGATAAATTTATAATACCTGAAGCGGTTAAAAAGCAATTACTTAATTACAAACAAGAAAATGATAGTGTATTCAGTTTTATGCTTTATTATAAAGATAAAGGTTATCATCATGTGAGTTGTTTTCCTGTTCGCTACT
- a CDS encoding DUF739 family protein produces the protein MTKTIFNYAKLRGKIKEKYSTLTIFSRELGISRTALSERLNNKSNFSDSEMLKACELLEIPLEKVQEYFFNVYVQKSEL, from the coding sequence ATGACAAAAACCATTTTTAATTATGCTAAATTAAGAGGGAAGATTAAAGAAAAGTATAGCACTTTAACTATCTTCTCAAGAGAATTAGGGATAAGTAGAACCGCATTGTCGGAAAGATTAAACAATAAAAGTAATTTTTCTGATAGCGAGATGTTAAAGGCTTGTGAATTACTAGAAATCCCACTAGAAAAAGTACAAGAATATTTTTTTAATGTTTATGTTCAGAAAAGTGAACTTTAG
- a CDS encoding helix-turn-helix domain-containing protein, whose amino-acid sequence MLEMNFKSNYIKSFREKYNLSQYELADLMNVNQSTIARWEKGEKTPSHENIAKLDDIILNYNINNSIDENNDLIDKENHIIRKTVDHLLEIAKQHKNPKRKRATTKLALTILDEKLKRG is encoded by the coding sequence ATGCTAGAAATGAATTTTAAAAGTAATTACATTAAGAGTTTTAGAGAAAAGTACAATTTAAGTCAATATGAGTTAGCTGACTTGATGAACGTAAATCAAAGCACTATAGCACGTTGGGAAAAAGGAGAAAAGACCCCATCACATGAAAATATAGCTAAACTTGATGATATTATCTTAAATTATAATATTAATAATTCAATTGATGAAAATAACGACTTAATAGATAAAGAAAATCATATCATTAGAAAAACAGTCGACCACTTACTGGAGATAGCAAAACAACACAAGAACCCAAAACGTAAACGAGCAACTACAAAGCTAGCTTTAACTATACTAGATGAAAAACTTAAGAGAGGTTAA
- a CDS encoding site-specific integrase: MIKEYIDKDNKKYYEVKNHYIGKDVFTGKEKRISKKGFRTKREAENYCIKLKSEFLEVGFKSNQDYTFQDVYDLFDEQYKRKVKDTTYYRNTLHFNKHILPFFACMKVKDIKLVVCQKFINGLSESFKKATVKHYSILASMILDYAVKLEIIATNYMKYTEIPRMKEETKQDNYYTKSELLEFLEVVKNNYSLELYCTFRVLAFTGIRCGELCALTWKDFDLKNKTLSVNKNLTYVKGGYTVSETKTKSSNRIIYLDNETVEVLKQFRKQRSFVPLDTSVFNKKPELLKYYLNGICAKKPNLKRITLHGFRHTHATLLYESGIDVKDISNRLGHSNIKTTLDIYTHLTEDKKKDVTDKFSKFMSM, encoded by the coding sequence ATGATTAAAGAATATATAGACAAAGACAATAAGAAGTATTATGAGGTGAAAAATCATTATATTGGTAAAGATGTTTTTACCGGGAAAGAAAAAAGGATATCAAAGAAAGGTTTCAGAACAAAAAGAGAAGCGGAAAACTACTGCATTAAGTTAAAAAGTGAGTTTTTAGAGGTTGGCTTTAAGTCTAATCAAGATTACACATTTCAAGATGTATATGACTTATTTGATGAGCAATATAAACGTAAAGTAAAAGATACTACTTACTATAGAAATACATTACATTTTAACAAACATATATTACCATTTTTCGCTTGTATGAAAGTAAAAGATATTAAGTTAGTAGTTTGTCAAAAGTTCATTAATGGTTTATCAGAAAGTTTTAAAAAAGCAACAGTTAAACATTATAGTATATTAGCTAGTATGATACTAGATTATGCTGTTAAACTAGAAATAATAGCTACTAATTACATGAAATATACTGAAATACCACGTATGAAAGAGGAAACAAAGCAAGACAACTATTATACAAAAAGTGAATTACTTGAATTTTTAGAGGTGGTAAAAAATAACTATTCTTTAGAGTTATACTGCACTTTTAGAGTTTTAGCTTTTACTGGTATTAGATGTGGCGAGTTATGTGCTTTAACGTGGAAAGACTTCGACTTAAAAAACAAAACTCTATCAGTAAATAAAAATCTAACTTATGTAAAAGGTGGTTATACTGTATCTGAAACTAAAACAAAATCAAGTAATAGAATTATCTACCTTGATAATGAAACAGTAGAGGTACTTAAACAATTTAGAAAACAAAGGTCTTTTGTTCCTTTAGATACTTCTGTTTTTAATAAAAAGCCTGAATTACTTAAATACTATTTAAACGGTATTTGTGCTAAGAAACCTAATCTAAAAAGAATTACATTACATGGTTTCCGCCATACTCACGCTACTTTATTATATGAAAGTGGTATTGATGTTAAAGATATTTCAAATAGGTTAGGTCACTCAAATATTAAAACAACATTAGATATATATACACATCTTACAGAAGATAAAAAGAAAGATGTTACAGATAAATTCAGTAAATTTATGAGTATGTAA
- a CDS encoding LexA family protein translates to METFAVRLKKLLKEKKISQSELSKRTHIGKSSISTYLKGGYIPKQDKIYLIAKVLDVSESYLMGWTDEKERKQTPPPSFNLSDIKPIVKTVKIPLIGVICAGNGIYADENLERMLVVDSNTITADYALTVKGDSMIDENILNGDIAFFEKTFNFESGKIYACIVNGENTGAIKKVHQQGNKIILESANKDYTPQIYDIDDVHIVGKYKGLLRTE, encoded by the coding sequence ATGGAAACTTTTGCGGTTAGATTAAAAAAATTATTAAAAGAAAAAAAGATTTCTCAATCTGAATTATCAAAAAGAACACATATCGGAAAATCTTCTATAAGTACATATTTAAAAGGTGGTTATATTCCTAAACAGGATAAAATATACTTAATAGCAAAAGTTCTCGATGTATCGGAAAGCTATTTAATGGGGTGGACTGATGAAAAAGAACGAAAACAAACGCCCCCACCGTCTTTTAATTTATCAGATATTAAACCAATAGTAAAAACTGTAAAAATTCCCTTAATAGGTGTGATATGTGCAGGTAATGGAATATATGCTGATGAAAACCTTGAAAGAATGTTAGTAGTCGATAGCAACACTATAACTGCAGATTATGCTTTAACCGTTAAGGGTGACAGTATGATTGATGAAAATATCCTTAATGGTGATATTGCTTTCTTTGAAAAAACTTTTAACTTTGAAAGTGGGAAAATATATGCTTGTATAGTTAACGGAGAAAACACTGGAGCAATTAAAAAAGTACATCAACAAGGTAATAAAATCATTCTAGAAAGTGCAAATAAAGACTATACACCGCAAATATATGATATAGATGATGTTCATATAGTCGGAAAGTATAAAGGCTTATTACGTACAGAATAA
- the ung gene encoding uracil-DNA glycosylase gives MHSSWEEIFNNYPKIDELNNMIKEIDEQRLTKTIYPPKEQVFRVFDLPLEDIKVVILGQDPYHNPNQACGLSFSVNDDVPLPKSLINIYKELHDDLGIIPAKTGNLESWFKQGIFLLNAVLTVEKNSPASHSKMGWEDFTDYIIEKISEENENVVFVLWGAYARSKNKLIDPSKHKIIESAHPSPLSAYRGFFGSKVFSQINSYLAENDRETINFELKMRTNE, from the coding sequence ATGCACAGCAGTTGGGAAGAAATATTCAATAATTATCCAAAAATAGATGAATTAAATAACATGATAAAAGAAATAGATGAACAACGTCTTACTAAAACTATCTATCCGCCAAAAGAACAAGTTTTTAGAGTTTTTGATCTACCATTAGAAGATATTAAAGTCGTAATATTAGGACAAGATCCCTATCACAATCCTAATCAAGCCTGTGGTTTAAGTTTTTCGGTAAACGATGATGTTCCACTACCTAAAAGTTTAATAAATATCTATAAAGAACTACATGATGACTTAGGTATTATACCAGCAAAAACAGGGAACTTAGAATCTTGGTTCAAGCAAGGTATATTTTTACTAAACGCTGTGCTAACGGTAGAAAAAAATTCTCCAGCAAGTCACAGTAAAATGGGCTGGGAGGATTTTACGGATTACATAATTGAAAAAATTTCAGAAGAAAATGAAAATGTAGTTTTTGTTTTATGGGGAGCCTATGCAAGAAGCAAAAATAAACTAATTGATCCTTCAAAACACAAAATTATTGAATCAGCTCATCCAAGTCCACTATCCGCATACCGTGGCTTTTTTGGAAGTAAAGTCTTCTCTCAAATTAACAGTTATTTAGCTGAAAATGATAGAGAAACTATAAATTTTGAATTAAAAATGAGAACAAACGAGTAA
- the pepF gene encoding oligoendopeptidase F, with amino-acid sequence MTEMKLIPRNEVEEKYTWDMTLLYKTDEDFKASLENIKKEILDFKATYEGKLADYTTLDTAVKKYEELYEEYYKLSHYAELPMAVDRFNDNVVQNVTLFEDVSTLWAGNLSFFDTELVELDEQFIKDFVKNYRPDLEYYFEKIVQEKKHTLSKEAEQVIANYESLPGYYNLYEVTKHEDMQFDSFEANGKTFENSFVLYENLHEMDNDTEVRRNAAKSFYKTLNTYKNTSANEYISQIKKEKMLATMRGYDSVIDYLLAAQDGNRELYDRQIRTLMTDLAPHIRRYIKLLAREHKIEDMQFADCKINLDPDFEVDMTIDESRSYLKKALGVLGEDYVNMIDESYDKRWTDFPQNIGKSTGGFCATVPNVAGFILLSWTGKMNEVFVLAHELGHAYHFMSTGKHQTMLNNDCPLYFVEAPSTCNEVIVSNYLLKTNTDARFKRWVISNMISRTYFHNMVTHYLEAVYQDRIYKMVDNNEMLNADVLSKVKRDIMEEFFGDSLVVNEGAELTWMRQPHYYMGLYPYTYSAGLTIGTAIANKIDNDSSYADTWLNVLSKGSSMSALDLSKLAGCDVSTDEPLKEAIAYVGHLVDELYNLTDELNK; translated from the coding sequence ATGACTGAAATGAAATTAATACCAAGAAATGAAGTCGAAGAGAAATATACTTGGGATATGACTCTTCTATACAAAACTGATGAAGATTTTAAAGCGAGCCTAGAGAATATTAAAAAAGAAATCTTAGATTTTAAGGCTACTTACGAAGGTAAATTAGCTGATTACACTACTTTAGATACTGCTGTTAAAAAATACGAAGAACTTTATGAAGAATATTATAAACTATCTCACTATGCTGAATTACCGATGGCAGTGGATAGATTTAATGACAATGTAGTACAAAATGTAACACTATTTGAAGATGTTTCTACTTTATGGGCTGGGAATTTAAGTTTCTTCGATACTGAACTTGTAGAACTAGATGAACAATTCATTAAAGATTTCGTGAAAAACTATCGCCCTGATTTAGAATACTACTTTGAAAAAATCGTTCAGGAGAAAAAACATACATTATCTAAAGAAGCTGAACAAGTAATCGCAAATTACGAGAGTCTTCCTGGTTACTACAATCTATATGAGGTAACTAAGCACGAAGATATGCAATTCGACAGCTTTGAAGCAAATGGAAAAACTTTCGAAAATAGTTTTGTTTTATATGAAAACTTACACGAAATGGATAATGATACTGAGGTGCGTCGCAATGCTGCGAAAAGCTTCTATAAAACATTAAATACTTATAAAAACACTTCAGCAAATGAATATATATCACAAATCAAAAAAGAAAAAATGCTTGCTACAATGCGTGGTTATGATAGTGTTATCGACTACCTACTAGCTGCTCAAGATGGTAACCGTGAATTATATGACCGTCAAATCCGTACTCTTATGACAGATTTAGCACCTCATATTCGCCGTTACATCAAACTTCTAGCGCGCGAGCACAAAATTGAAGATATGCAGTTTGCAGACTGTAAAATTAACCTTGATCCAGATTTCGAAGTTGATATGACTATCGACGAATCTCGTTCTTACCTTAAAAAAGCACTTGGTGTTCTTGGTGAAGACTACGTTAATATGATCGATGAAAGTTATGACAAACGTTGGACTGACTTCCCTCAAAATATCGGGAAAAGCACTGGTGGATTCTGCGCAACAGTTCCTAATGTAGCTGGATTTATCCTACTTTCTTGGACTGGAAAAATGAATGAAGTTTTCGTTCTTGCTCACGAGCTTGGACATGCATATCACTTCATGAGTACAGGGAAACACCAAACAATGTTAAACAACGATTGCCCACTTTACTTCGTTGAAGCTCCATCGACTTGTAACGAGGTTATCGTATCTAACTACCTACTAAAAACTAACACTGATGCTCGTTTCAAACGTTGGGTTATCAGCAACATGATTAGTAGAACATACTTCCACAATATGGTAACACACTACTTAGAAGCTGTTTATCAAGATAGAATCTACAAAATGGTAGATAACAACGAAATGCTTAACGCTGACGTTCTTTCTAAAGTTAAACGCGATATTATGGAAGAGTTCTTCGGAGATAGTTTAGTTGTTAATGAAGGTGCGGAACTTACTTGGATGAGACAACCTCACTACTACATGGGACTATATCCATACACTTACTCTGCAGGATTAACAATCGGTACAGCTATTGCTAATAAGATCGATAATGACAGTTCTTATGCCGACACTTGGTTAAATGTTCTTTCTAAAGGAAGCAGCATGTCAGCACTAGATCTTTCTAAACTTGCAGGTTGTGATGTAAGCACTGATGAACCACTTAAAGAAGCCATCGCTTATGTTGGTCACCTAGTAGACGAACTTTATAACTTAACAGATGAATTAAATAAATAA
- a CDS encoding DUF1310 family protein, whose amino-acid sequence MKKVLISIISVIAIIVILITGEKYWNEYQVKKHEDQVEKMIHGEEVKTELEHILKLLDKKALTPEGKIKSYKIDEDYSRVDSGDDVAIKVIINDDKDLTVKTALYKDSKRGALEHRAILTSEKLSGLLSDNGR is encoded by the coding sequence ATGAAGAAAGTATTGATAAGTATAATATCGGTAATAGCAATAATAGTGATATTAATAACAGGTGAAAAATATTGGAATGAATATCAAGTGAAAAAACATGAAGATCAAGTAGAAAAGATGATACATGGAGAAGAGGTAAAAACAGAGCTAGAACATATCCTAAAATTATTGGATAAAAAAGCTCTGACACCAGAAGGGAAAATAAAAAGTTATAAAATAGATGAGGATTATTCAAGAGTAGATTCCGGAGATGATGTAGCTATAAAAGTGATAATAAATGATGATAAAGATCTTACTGTTAAGACAGCTCTATATAAAGATTCTAAAAGAGGTGCTTTAGAGCATAGAGCTATTCTAACATCTGAAAAATTATCAGGACTTTTATCGGATAATGGAAGGTAA
- the proC gene encoding pyrroline-5-carboxylate reductase, translated as MKLGFIGVGNMGKAILEGLLRSGKVSSTDVFVRNSSDKSTRNVAEETGAVFCKSLEQVVENSDIVFLGVKPYLVGAVLDQVSLSLKNKIVISMAAAVEINDLEEKLPGTKIVRIMPNTPVKIGSGVVGVVFNSLVNAEEKTLVLDLLNNLGISEEILEKEMAALTALSGSGPAYGYLFIEALADGAVLNGLKRDVAYRLAANTVLGAAKMVLETKEHPGKLKDDVCSPSGSTIEAVRVLEEKNFRSAVIECEKACFNKLDRMK; from the coding sequence ATGAAATTAGGTTTTATCGGTGTAGGAAATATGGGAAAAGCTATCTTAGAAGGACTACTTCGAAGTGGTAAAGTTAGTAGTACTGATGTTTTTGTGAGAAATTCTTCGGATAAAAGTACTAGAAATGTTGCTGAAGAAACAGGTGCTGTATTCTGTAAGAGTCTAGAACAAGTCGTAGAAAACAGTGATATTGTATTTTTAGGGGTGAAGCCATATTTAGTAGGGGCGGTGCTGGATCAAGTGAGCCTTAGTTTGAAGAATAAGATTGTTATTTCAATGGCAGCAGCTGTTGAAATAAATGATTTAGAAGAGAAACTTCCAGGGACTAAAATAGTTAGAATTATGCCGAATACACCCGTAAAAATAGGGAGTGGTGTAGTAGGTGTTGTATTTAATTCTTTAGTAAATGCTGAAGAAAAAACATTAGTATTAGACCTATTAAATAATTTAGGTATTTCCGAGGAAATATTGGAAAAAGAGATGGCAGCTTTAACAGCTTTAAGTGGTTCAGGTCCTGCGTATGGATATTTATTTATAGAAGCATTAGCTGATGGTGCTGTACTAAATGGATTAAAGCGTGATGTAGCTTATAGACTAGCTGCAAATACAGTTTTAGGTGCTGCGAAGATGGTTTTAGAGACTAAAGAACACCCAGGTAAGTTAAAAGATGATGTATGTTCACCAAGTGGAAGTACTATCGAAGCTGTGAGAGTTTTAGAAGAAAAGAATTTCCGCAGCGCAGTTATAGAATGTGAAAAAGCCTGTTTCAATAAATTAGATAGAATGAAATAG